GGAAACGAAGACCGCGTTTTTGATGAATCACCTGATCGACGAACTGCTGCCGGAACAGCCCGGCGGATACCGCTACACGAATTCGGATCCGGTTACCGGACAGGCCGCCTGGTATGACCTCCGGGTAAAAATCGAAAAGGCCGATCCGGCGGAAGAACATGAATCCGCGCCGCAGTTTCCCGAGATCAGGTCGAAAATACAGCTGGCGGAACGACCGGGCATCTTACGATACGGCGCGGACTTCCGTAAGGCGCGGGAGCAAAAGCATTGACCAGTCTTCCGACACAAACCCCGGCGAAAAGGCTGGGCCTCCTCATCGACCTCGATATCTGCGTCGGCTGTCATGCCTGCGCAGTTAACTGCAAGGAATGGAATACCGGCGGTTACCATGCGCCGCTAACCGATACCGATCCTTATGGGCGCGACCCCCAGGGTGTCTGGTTTAACCGGATTCACAGTTTCGAGGTTCAGAACGACAGCGGCGCGCGCACCGTGCACTTTCCGAAATCATGCCTGCATTGCGACAATGCCCCCTGCGTTACGGTCTGTCCGACCGGTGCATCATACAAACGGGTAGACGACGGTATCGTGCTGGTTGATGAATCGCGGTGCATCGGCTGCAAGCTGTGCTCCTGGGCCTGCCCCTATGGCGCGCGGGAATTTGACGGCGATGCCGGCGTCATGAAGAAATGCACGCTCTGCATCGACAGGATCTATAACGAAAATCT
This portion of the Alphaproteobacteria bacterium genome encodes:
- a CDS encoding 4Fe-4S dicluster domain-containing protein, with amino-acid sequence MTSLPTQTPAKRLGLLIDLDICVGCHACAVNCKEWNTGGYHAPLTDTDPYGRDPQGVWFNRIHSFEVQNDSGARTVHFPKSCLHCDNAPCVTVCPTGASYKRVDDGIVLVDESRCIGCKLCSWACPYGAREFDGDAGVMKKCTLCIDRIYNENLEEVARVPACVSTCPANARHYGDFNDPDSYVSKATAARGGYDLMPEMDCAPTNKYLPPRKPQIGPDTSLPDANSAGGFLGWLDKLLSD